The following coding sequences are from one Comamonas koreensis window:
- a CDS encoding DUF2075 domain-containing protein, with protein MIVYQADKKEFLVDYNDRDIEDVIYEKYRAATDRKVAQAEIRSWRESLGYVARVLSDPEIADDVGVAVEFILPQSAKRIDVILAGHADDGSRRLIVVELKQWSSVNATDRDAIVLLRHGGRSDQMRVHPSYQAWSYTAFLEGFNEAVYDGGLQVRPCAYLHNYAADGIIDAAHYQPYIERAPLFLKGDDDRKRLREFIKQHLRHGRGRQVLFDLEQGRLRPSKALADVVGKLLKGNEEFALIDDQKEIFEAAKAACRQASSSEKPRVVIIEGGPGTGKSVVAVNLLAALREGLTVKYISKNAAPRAVYSEKLIQTRENAHLVNLFGGSGSFTETSTDAFDVLVVDEAHRLTEKSGFYGNLGTHQVQELINAAKCSIFFIDEDQRVTLKDVGTKAAIRKFAAARGAEVEEYALASQFRCAGSDGYLAWVDDVLQIRATANGSLEDIPFDFQVFDDPEEMHAAIEAKNSGNRARVVAGYCWPWNSKKDSKQMDVVIGDYQRQWNLDQDGSLWIMAPHSVQQVGCIHTCQGLEVDYIGVIIGPDLVMDGEKLTTLPRARDRHDKTMKGFVKMSKEQPAEAARQADMIIKNTYRTLMTRGMKGCYVYATDAKLAAYLRSRGKQKQFA; from the coding sequence ATGATCGTCTATCAAGCTGACAAGAAGGAATTCTTGGTTGACTACAACGATCGTGACATCGAGGACGTCATTTACGAAAAGTACCGCGCTGCCACAGACCGAAAAGTGGCGCAGGCAGAGATCCGATCCTGGCGAGAATCCCTGGGCTACGTGGCACGTGTCCTGAGTGACCCGGAAATTGCCGACGATGTTGGGGTGGCAGTGGAATTCATCCTTCCGCAATCTGCCAAACGCATCGACGTCATTCTTGCTGGGCATGCTGATGATGGTTCGCGACGTCTGATTGTTGTGGAGCTAAAGCAGTGGTCCTCTGTTAACGCTACGGACCGCGATGCCATTGTCTTGCTACGTCATGGCGGTCGCTCAGACCAAATGCGTGTGCATCCCAGCTACCAGGCATGGTCCTACACCGCATTTTTGGAAGGCTTCAACGAAGCTGTCTACGATGGCGGTTTGCAAGTACGCCCTTGTGCCTACCTGCACAACTACGCTGCGGATGGAATCATCGACGCGGCTCACTATCAACCATATATTGAACGTGCGCCACTGTTCCTGAAAGGTGATGATGATCGCAAGCGACTCAGAGAATTCATAAAACAGCATCTTCGCCATGGACGAGGTCGTCAGGTGCTGTTCGATCTAGAACAAGGCCGTCTTCGCCCTTCCAAAGCGCTTGCTGACGTCGTCGGGAAGCTTCTCAAAGGCAACGAAGAATTCGCGTTGATCGATGATCAGAAGGAGATTTTTGAAGCTGCAAAGGCTGCATGCCGTCAGGCGAGCTCTTCCGAAAAACCTCGTGTCGTGATCATTGAAGGCGGTCCGGGAACCGGCAAATCGGTCGTTGCAGTAAACCTGCTGGCCGCCTTGCGAGAAGGGCTGACTGTTAAATACATCTCCAAGAATGCGGCACCGCGTGCCGTGTACAGCGAAAAGCTCATCCAGACCCGAGAGAACGCGCATCTGGTCAATCTGTTTGGTGGCTCGGGCTCGTTCACTGAAACAAGCACGGATGCCTTTGACGTGCTGGTAGTTGACGAGGCGCACCGCCTGACCGAGAAAAGTGGTTTCTATGGGAACCTGGGTACACACCAAGTCCAGGAGCTTATCAATGCAGCCAAGTGCAGCATTTTCTTTATTGACGAAGACCAGCGCGTAACGCTCAAAGATGTAGGAACCAAGGCAGCCATCCGTAAGTTTGCGGCCGCTCGCGGAGCAGAGGTTGAGGAGTACGCTCTTGCCTCGCAGTTTCGCTGTGCAGGTTCAGATGGTTACCTTGCCTGGGTGGACGATGTGTTGCAAATCAGAGCGACTGCGAACGGCAGCCTTGAGGATATTCCGTTTGACTTTCAAGTTTTCGATGACCCCGAGGAAATGCACGCAGCGATTGAGGCAAAGAACAGCGGCAACCGAGCACGCGTGGTCGCCGGATATTGCTGGCCATGGAACAGCAAGAAGGACTCCAAGCAGATGGATGTGGTGATCGGCGATTACCAGCGTCAATGGAATCTTGACCAAGACGGCAGTCTTTGGATCATGGCACCCCATTCAGTGCAGCAAGTGGGCTGTATCCACACCTGCCAAGGCCTGGAAGTGGACTACATCGGCGTGATCATTGGTCCTGATCTGGTGATGGACGGAGAGAAACTTACCACTCTACCCAGAGCGCGCGATCGGCACGATAAAACCATGAAAGGCTTCGTGAAGATGTCCAAGGAGCAGCCTGCTGAAGCTGCACGGCAGGCGGACATGATCATCAAGAATACGTACCGCACGCTAATGACACGTGGAATGAAAGGGTGCTATGTCTATGCGACTGATGCAAAGCTGGCCGCCTATCTCAGGTCCCGTGGCAAGCAAAAACAATTCGCTTAG
- a CDS encoding nucleotide pyrophosphohydrolase codes for MEKTLVNVDGAAQALRQFAEERDWHKFHSPKNLVMALSGEVGELTEIFQWMSEADSLSAATSPKTSQAVRDELADVALYLVRLADVLGVDLNAAVSSKLASNAAKYPIELSKGVSTKYDQLPKP; via the coding sequence GTGGAAAAAACTCTTGTTAACGTTGATGGCGCCGCTCAAGCATTGAGGCAATTTGCTGAAGAGCGAGATTGGCATAAATTTCACTCGCCCAAAAATCTGGTCATGGCGCTCTCCGGAGAAGTTGGCGAACTCACCGAAATATTTCAGTGGATGTCGGAAGCGGATTCGCTCAGTGCTGCGACCTCACCAAAAACATCCCAAGCAGTGCGCGATGAGCTCGCGGACGTCGCGCTTTACCTTGTGCGACTTGCCGACGTGCTTGGGGTTGACCTGAATGCCGCAGTGAGCAGCAAACTCGCTTCCAACGCTGCCAAGTACCCGATCGAACTCTCTAAAGGAGTGAGTACCAAGTACGACCAGTTGCCAAAGCCATGA
- a CDS encoding reverse transcriptase domain-containing protein — protein MQQAMHCEIKLGPRSESIQIKQAGIKFGEGVRQGMPLSPFFANLMLSDFDKYCIKSHIKAIRYADDLIFFCQSKDQAIAIHQECKERLAKLELSIPDIEESSKSVIAGPDDSVSFLGVELSPDGKGNYSLLVGKKQFLDIKGSFYNLCGISELKSKNLTLGKLQAVLDSKKNAYSACYDYCDNIQELENQMSHWTNGVIKKVLNNVGISAATLSIDAQWLLGLR, from the coding sequence TTGCAGCAGGCCATGCATTGCGAAATCAAGCTGGGCCCTAGATCGGAATCGATTCAAATAAAGCAAGCAGGCATTAAATTTGGAGAAGGTGTTAGGCAAGGGATGCCTCTCTCGCCATTTTTTGCTAATTTAATGCTATCCGACTTTGACAAATACTGCATAAAATCTCATATAAAAGCCATTCGCTATGCAGATGATTTAATATTTTTCTGTCAGAGCAAAGATCAAGCCATTGCCATTCACCAAGAATGCAAGGAGCGGCTAGCTAAGTTAGAGCTTAGCATTCCAGATATAGAAGAAAGCAGCAAGAGTGTAATTGCAGGCCCAGATGATTCGGTTTCATTTTTAGGCGTCGAGCTTTCTCCAGATGGGAAAGGAAATTACTCTCTTCTGGTTGGGAAGAAGCAATTTCTAGACATCAAAGGAAGCTTCTATAATCTATGCGGCATTTCAGAGTTGAAATCAAAGAACCTTACGCTCGGAAAATTACAAGCCGTATTAGATTCAAAAAAGAATGCTTATAGCGCCTGTTACGATTACTGCGATAATATTCAAGAATTAGAAAATCAGATGAGCCACTGGACAAATGGGGTTATTAAAAAAGTTCTGAATAATGTTGGCATTTCTGCCGCTACTCTCAGTATAGACGCGCAATGGCTGCTAGGTCTTAGATAA
- a CDS encoding reverse transcriptase domain-containing protein has translation MTYLSEISHVDGLRQAFSHISKGRLGRPSGQVQGVDGVSINSFAENIDSKLLSLSKRLKSDSFQFSQLKPIILHDPIKNKRRIICVPTIADRIVQRAILDRIAKSQAWLFNEISYGFIPRTDEQKGVVSAVKKAKELRESSPWVFKTDIQKFFDRVKRPLLEEEVQKK, from the coding sequence TTGACTTACTTATCCGAAATTTCCCACGTAGATGGCCTGCGGCAAGCTTTTAGCCATATTTCCAAAGGCCGACTTGGTCGCCCCTCTGGACAAGTTCAAGGCGTAGACGGAGTATCAATAAATTCATTCGCAGAAAATATTGACTCCAAGCTTTTGTCTCTTTCCAAGAGATTGAAAAGCGATTCTTTTCAATTCTCTCAGCTAAAACCAATTATTCTTCACGATCCGATAAAAAATAAGAGACGAATTATCTGCGTCCCGACTATCGCCGATCGCATTGTTCAAAGAGCAATCTTGGATAGAATTGCCAAATCGCAAGCCTGGCTATTCAATGAGATTAGTTATGGTTTTATACCAAGAACAGATGAGCAAAAAGGGGTAGTTTCCGCTGTAAAAAAAGCAAAAGAGCTTAGAGAATCCTCCCCCTGGGTTTTCAAGACTGATATCCAAAAATTCTTTGACCGGGTGAAGCGTCCGCTCCTAGAAGAAGAGGTGCAAAAAAAATAA
- a CDS encoding class 1 fructose-bisphosphatase, which yields MKKNITLSRYLVEQQRVDGLIPAQLRLLIEVVARACKRISHSVNKGALGDVLGTAGSENVQGEVQKKLDIIANEVLIEANEWGGHLAAMASEEMDSIYLVPNRYPQGEYLLMFDPLDGSSNIDVNVSIGTIFSVLKKPEGHPGVTEDDFLQAGAQQVAAGYCVYGPQTTLVLTFGDGVAMFTLDREQGSFVLTQENVRIPEDTKEFAINMSNMRHWDAPVKRYVDECLAGVEGPRNKDFNMRWIASMVADVHRILTRGGVFMYPWDKREPNKPGKLRLMYEANPMSWLVEQAGGAATNGRERILDIKPTKLHERVSVVLGSKNEVERITRYHTEA from the coding sequence ATGAAGAAAAACATCACCCTCAGCCGCTACCTTGTCGAGCAGCAACGCGTAGACGGCCTCATCCCCGCCCAGCTGCGCCTGCTGATCGAAGTGGTGGCCCGCGCCTGCAAGCGCATCAGCCACAGCGTCAACAAAGGCGCACTGGGCGATGTGCTGGGCACCGCCGGCAGCGAGAACGTGCAAGGCGAAGTGCAGAAGAAGCTGGACATCATCGCCAACGAAGTGCTGATCGAAGCCAATGAATGGGGTGGCCACCTGGCCGCCATGGCCTCCGAAGAGATGGACAGCATCTACCTGGTGCCCAACCGCTACCCGCAAGGCGAATACCTGCTGATGTTCGACCCGCTCGACGGCTCGTCCAACATCGATGTGAACGTGTCCATCGGCACCATCTTCAGCGTGCTGAAAAAGCCTGAAGGCCACCCTGGCGTGACCGAAGACGACTTTCTGCAGGCAGGCGCCCAGCAAGTGGCCGCCGGCTACTGCGTCTACGGCCCACAAACCACCCTGGTGCTGACCTTTGGCGACGGCGTGGCCATGTTCACCCTGGACCGCGAGCAAGGCAGCTTTGTGCTGACCCAGGAGAACGTGCGCATCCCCGAAGACACCAAGGAATTCGCCATCAACATGAGCAACATGCGCCACTGGGATGCCCCCGTCAAGCGCTATGTGGACGAATGCCTGGCCGGTGTGGAAGGCCCCCGCAACAAGGACTTCAACATGCGCTGGATCGCCTCGATGGTGGCCGACGTACACCGCATCCTCACCCGTGGCGGCGTCTTCATGTACCCCTGGGACAAGCGCGAACCCAACAAGCCCGGCAAGCTGCGTCTGATGTACGAAGCCAACCCCATGAGCTGGCTGGTAGAACAAGCCGGCGGCGCCGCCACCAACGGCCGCGAACGCATCCTCGACATCAAGCCCACCAAGCTGCACGAGCGCGTCAGCGTGGTCCTGGGCTCGAAGAACGAGGTCGAGCGCATCACCCGCTACCACACCGAAGCATAA
- a CDS encoding tetratricopeptide repeat protein: MRQGMRQQLLAQGIAALASLAAAMPLLASAQTGRNAGAVATAAPEGLAVTPSNNFEKRFAPLYAAVFSEGGRFSGSAMSADLQALEPILKRTKAPALDFFRLYYTQATVFSRRAMPAEAGQVAQKALVAMPKPSDPQWAYQHLELSIASIRWLAEGGRYEAALKQAQTLITRYPLQEIARLPAQMRWDNSTPIPQAADYPTQLQILGVYEDLGYVLHEQGQYRQALQANQQLLPVARERLLALGETPRLRGLLANLAQNSYMLGQMDAARNYLQERLQIAISAGDHATVYDSYFQLMVLAHEQNQPQQAQQWLSAYAQYARAQGHSDHLARAEQLRDELNGREAAPPPQQPPQQPPRQPKR; the protein is encoded by the coding sequence ATGCGCCAAGGCATGCGCCAACAGCTGCTGGCCCAGGGCATTGCCGCCCTGGCCAGCTTGGCTGCCGCCATGCCCTTGCTGGCCAGCGCCCAAACCGGCCGCAACGCCGGGGCGGTGGCCACCGCCGCGCCCGAAGGCCTGGCGGTCACGCCCAGCAACAATTTTGAAAAGCGCTTTGCGCCGCTCTATGCCGCCGTGTTCAGCGAAGGCGGCCGTTTCAGCGGCAGCGCGATGAGCGCCGATTTGCAGGCGCTTGAGCCGATACTCAAGCGCACCAAGGCGCCGGCGCTGGATTTTTTCCGCCTCTACTACACGCAGGCCACCGTCTTCAGCCGCCGCGCCATGCCTGCCGAAGCGGGCCAGGTGGCACAAAAGGCCTTGGTGGCCATGCCCAAGCCCAGCGATCCGCAATGGGCCTACCAGCATCTGGAGCTGAGCATTGCCAGCATCCGCTGGCTGGCCGAAGGCGGGCGTTATGAGGCAGCGCTTAAACAGGCGCAAACGCTTATCACGCGCTACCCGCTGCAAGAGATTGCCAGACTGCCCGCGCAGATGCGCTGGGACAACAGCACCCCCATCCCGCAGGCGGCCGACTACCCTACCCAGCTGCAGATACTGGGCGTGTACGAAGACCTGGGCTATGTGCTGCACGAGCAAGGCCAGTACCGCCAGGCCCTGCAGGCCAACCAGCAGCTGCTGCCTGTGGCGCGCGAGCGCCTGCTAGCGCTGGGCGAGACGCCGCGCCTGCGCGGCCTGCTGGCCAACCTGGCGCAGAACAGCTACATGCTCGGCCAGATGGACGCCGCCCGCAACTACCTGCAAGAGCGCCTGCAGATTGCGATCAGCGCAGGCGACCATGCCACCGTGTACGACAGCTATTTCCAGCTGATGGTGCTGGCCCATGAGCAAAACCAGCCGCAGCAGGCGCAGCAGTGGCTCAGCGCCTATGCGCAATATGCCCGCGCCCAAGGGCACAGCGACCACCTGGCCCGCGCCGAGCAGCTGCGCGACGAGCTGAATGGCCGCGAAGCGGCGCCCCCGCCGCAGCAGCCGCCCCAACAGCCACCGCGCCAGCCCAAGCGCTGA
- the pepN gene encoding aminopeptidase N has product MMREGQAHTVYRADYQAPAWWIDTVDLTFDLDPAKTRVLNKMRVRRNPDVPAQPLHLNGDELNLARVMVNGAASSFKMDGSDLVLENLPEGSDPVDLEIFTTCMPEKNTKLMGLYTSNGSFFTQCEAEGFRRITYFLDRPDVMAMYTVTLRANKAQFPVLLSNGNLVEQGDLQGPGNEGRHFAKWVDPHKKPCYLFALVAGNLVAREQKIKSRAGKEHLLQVFVRPGDLEKTEHAMNSLMASIAWDEARFGLSLDLDRFMIVATSDFNMGAMENKGLNIFNTKYVLASQATATDADYANIESVVGHEYFHNWTGDRVTCRDWFQLSLKEGLTVFRDQEFSMDMAGSASARAVKRIDDVRVLRTVQFPEDAGPMAHPVRPDSYLEINNFYTVTIYEKGSEVVRMQSTLVGREGFAKGMKLYFERHDGQAVTCDDFAQAIADANPGSPLAQHLPQFKRWYSQSGTPRVAAQGVYDAEAQTYTLTLTQSCPPTPGQPGKEPFVIPVTLGLLAADGRSLPLNIRPSQALSSIAHSATNHTVVLTEESHTIVFDGVEQAPAPSLLRNFSAPVVLQIEESDDALLHLLAHDEDAFNRWEAGQRLGLRFALQAIAARSAAGADAPALQANLLPASFVQAMREVLRDPQLDAAFKDLALTLPSEGYITEQLDQVDPQTVHAVREAMRQQLATELAADWAWAYDECSHTGAYVPDAVSAGKRALAGHALLMLCVAARESGDKVWPGKTLQRYKDAGNMTDRYNALSALVVSGSPLADAAIQSFHQMFKNDELVLDKWFALQASAPDINGSALPAVRALMKQPDFNIKNPNRARSVIFSYCNGNPGGFHRADGAGYAFWAEQVVALDAFNPQVAARLARALDRWKKLPEPYRSAAGDAIAKVAAKPKLSNDVREVITRAMAD; this is encoded by the coding sequence ATGATGCGTGAAGGACAAGCACACACCGTGTACCGCGCCGACTACCAGGCCCCGGCATGGTGGATTGATACGGTCGACCTGACATTCGATCTGGACCCGGCCAAGACGCGCGTGCTCAACAAGATGCGCGTGCGCCGCAACCCCGATGTGCCGGCCCAGCCGCTGCACCTCAATGGCGACGAGCTGAACCTGGCCCGCGTGATGGTCAATGGCGCAGCGTCCTCGTTCAAGATGGACGGCTCGGACCTGGTGCTGGAGAACCTGCCAGAAGGCAGCGACCCCGTCGACCTGGAGATCTTCACCACCTGCATGCCCGAGAAGAACACCAAGCTGATGGGCTTGTACACCAGCAATGGCTCGTTCTTCACGCAGTGCGAGGCCGAAGGCTTTCGCCGCATCACCTATTTCCTGGACCGTCCCGATGTGATGGCCATGTACACCGTGACCCTGCGCGCCAACAAGGCCCAGTTTCCGGTGCTGCTGTCCAATGGCAACCTGGTCGAGCAAGGCGACTTGCAAGGGCCTGGCAACGAAGGCCGCCACTTTGCCAAGTGGGTCGATCCGCATAAAAAGCCCTGCTACCTGTTCGCACTGGTGGCCGGCAACCTCGTTGCCCGCGAGCAAAAGATCAAGAGCCGCGCCGGCAAAGAGCACCTGCTGCAGGTCTTTGTGCGCCCGGGCGACCTGGAGAAGACCGAGCACGCGATGAACTCGCTGATGGCCTCCATCGCCTGGGACGAAGCCCGCTTTGGCCTGAGCCTGGACCTGGACCGCTTCATGATCGTCGCCACCAGCGACTTCAACATGGGCGCGATGGAGAACAAGGGCCTGAACATCTTCAACACCAAGTACGTGCTGGCCAGCCAGGCCACCGCGACCGATGCCGACTACGCCAATATCGAGTCGGTGGTGGGACACGAGTACTTCCACAACTGGACGGGTGACCGCGTCACCTGCCGCGACTGGTTCCAGCTCTCGCTCAAGGAGGGCCTGACCGTCTTCCGCGACCAGGAGTTCAGCATGGACATGGCCGGCAGCGCCTCGGCCCGCGCCGTCAAGCGCATCGACGACGTGCGCGTGCTGCGCACCGTGCAGTTCCCCGAAGACGCCGGCCCCATGGCCCACCCCGTGCGCCCGGACAGCTACCTAGAAATCAACAACTTCTACACCGTCACCATTTACGAAAAAGGCTCGGAAGTGGTGCGCATGCAGTCCACCCTGGTGGGCCGCGAAGGCTTTGCCAAAGGCATGAAGCTCTACTTTGAGCGCCATGACGGCCAGGCCGTGACCTGCGACGACTTCGCCCAGGCCATTGCCGATGCCAACCCCGGCTCGCCACTGGCCCAGCACCTGCCGCAGTTCAAGCGCTGGTACAGCCAGTCGGGCACGCCGCGCGTGGCCGCGCAAGGTGTGTATGACGCAGAAGCGCAGACCTACACCTTGACCCTGACCCAGTCCTGCCCACCCACCCCGGGCCAGCCTGGCAAGGAGCCGTTTGTGATCCCCGTCACCTTGGGCCTGCTGGCAGCCGACGGCCGCAGCCTGCCGCTGAACATTCGCCCCAGCCAGGCACTCAGCAGCATTGCCCACAGCGCCACTAACCACACCGTGGTGCTGACCGAGGAATCCCACACCATCGTGTTCGACGGTGTCGAGCAAGCCCCTGCCCCATCGCTGCTGCGCAACTTTAGCGCGCCCGTGGTGCTGCAGATCGAAGAGAGCGATGACGCGCTCCTGCACCTGCTGGCCCACGACGAAGACGCCTTCAACCGCTGGGAAGCGGGCCAACGCCTGGGCCTGCGCTTTGCGCTGCAAGCGATTGCCGCACGCAGCGCCGCCGGTGCCGATGCCCCCGCGCTGCAAGCCAACCTGCTGCCCGCCTCGTTTGTGCAAGCGATGCGCGAAGTACTGCGCGATCCGCAGCTGGACGCCGCCTTCAAGGACCTGGCGCTGACCCTGCCGTCCGAAGGCTATATCACGGAGCAGCTCGACCAGGTCGACCCGCAGACCGTGCACGCCGTGCGCGAGGCCATGCGCCAGCAGCTGGCCACTGAGCTGGCCGCCGACTGGGCCTGGGCCTACGACGAATGCAGCCACACCGGCGCCTATGTGCCCGATGCGGTGAGCGCCGGCAAGCGCGCACTGGCCGGCCATGCGCTCTTGATGCTCTGCGTGGCCGCCCGTGAGTCGGGCGACAAGGTCTGGCCTGGCAAGACCTTGCAGCGCTACAAGGACGCGGGCAACATGACCGACCGCTACAACGCCTTGAGCGCGCTGGTGGTGAGCGGCAGCCCGCTGGCCGACGCGGCGATCCAGAGCTTCCACCAAATGTTCAAGAACGACGAGCTGGTGCTGGACAAGTGGTTTGCGCTGCAAGCGAGCGCACCCGATATCAACGGCAGCGCCCTGCCCGCCGTGCGCGCGCTGATGAAGCAGCCCGACTTCAACATCAAGAACCCCAACCGCGCACGCAGCGTGATCTTCAGCTACTGCAACGGCAACCCCGGTGGCTTCCACCGCGCCGATGGTGCTGGCTACGCCTTCTGGGCCGAACAGGTGGTGGCGCTCGATGCCTTCAACCCGCAAGTCGCTGCCCGCCTGGCCCGCGCGCTGGACCGCTGGAAGAAGCTGCCCGAGCCCTACCGCAGCGCAGCGGGCGACGCGATTGCCAAGGTCGCCGCCAAGCCCAAGCTCAGCAACGACGTGCGCGAGGTGATCACACGCGCGATGGCGGACTGA
- a CDS encoding HAD family hydrolase produces the protein MPAIEALIFDMDGTMVHSMPWHTQAWVEYARRHAMDLDVPAFMAQTTGKNAFECACALMGRTVSPEESERITAEKEGIYRELFAAHFCAVDGFDRFHAQARDMGLKVAIGTAGDQDNVRFVLDNLQMQPPAQAIARGDEGLPGKPHPDIFLKAAERLAIDPAACIVFEDAPHGIEAARRAGMRAVGIGTTHDAQQLSGPHVLAWAPDFSTLLNNQFLEKLHDA, from the coding sequence ATGCCTGCGATCGAAGCGCTGATTTTTGACATGGACGGCACCATGGTTCACTCCATGCCCTGGCACACCCAGGCCTGGGTGGAATACGCACGCCGCCACGCCATGGATCTGGATGTGCCCGCCTTCATGGCGCAGACCACGGGCAAGAATGCCTTTGAATGCGCCTGCGCGCTGATGGGCCGCACGGTGAGCCCCGAAGAGAGCGAGCGCATCACCGCAGAAAAAGAAGGCATTTACCGCGAGCTGTTTGCCGCCCATTTCTGCGCGGTCGATGGCTTTGACCGTTTTCATGCCCAGGCGCGAGACATGGGCCTCAAAGTGGCCATTGGCACTGCGGGCGACCAGGACAATGTACGCTTTGTGCTGGACAACCTGCAGATGCAGCCCCCGGCCCAGGCGATTGCGCGTGGCGACGAGGGCCTGCCCGGCAAGCCCCACCCCGATATTTTTCTGAAGGCGGCCGAGCGCCTGGCAATAGACCCGGCCGCCTGCATCGTGTTTGAAGATGCGCCGCACGGCATTGAGGCGGCGCGGCGCGCCGGCATGCGTGCGGTGGGCATTGGCACCACGCACGATGCCCAGCAACTCAGCGGCCCCCATGTTCTGGCATGGGCGCCCGATTTTTCGACCCTGCTCAACAACCAATTTTTGGAGAAGCTCCATGATGCGTGA
- the prfB gene encoding peptide chain release factor 2 (programmed frameshift), whose protein sequence is MEAERINQIGNTLEDLSSRTEELRRYLDYDAKYERLRTVNASLEDPSVWNDPKKAQELGKEKKALDSVVLTLQKLSSELADNTELFEMSKEEGDDAGLETIEAEAAKLRPLIEELEFRRMFRNEADPLNCFVDIQAGAGGTEACDWASMLLRQYLKYAERKGFKATVEEETPGDVAGIKSATIKIEGEYAFGLLRTETGVHRLVRKSPFDSSGGRHTSFSSLFVYPEIDDSIEININPSDVRTDTYRASGAGGQHINKTDSAVRLTHIPTGIVVQCQDGRSQHSNRDVAWQRLRSKLYDFEMRKRMEEQQKLEDTKTDVGWGHQIRSYVLDNSRIKDLRTNVEVSATQKVLDGDLDVFIEASLKQGV, encoded by the exons ATGGAAGCAGAACGCATCAACCAAATCGGCAACACCCTCGAAGACCTGTCCAGCCGGACAGAAGAGCTTCGGAGGTATCTT GACTACGATGCAAAGTACGAACGACTGCGCACGGTAAACGCCTCGCTGGAAGACCCCAGCGTCTGGAACGATCCCAAGAAGGCCCAGGAGCTGGGCAAGGAAAAGAAGGCCCTCGACTCCGTCGTGCTGACCTTGCAAAAGCTGAGCAGTGAGCTGGCCGACAACACCGAGCTCTTCGAGATGAGCAAGGAAGAAGGCGATGACGCCGGGCTGGAGACCATCGAGGCCGAGGCTGCCAAGCTGCGCCCGCTGATCGAGGAGCTCGAGTTCCGCCGCATGTTCCGCAACGAGGCCGACCCGCTCAACTGCTTTGTCGACATCCAGGCTGGCGCCGGTGGCACCGAAGCCTGCGACTGGGCCAGCATGCTGCTGCGCCAGTACCTCAAGTACGCCGAGCGCAAGGGCTTCAAGGCCACTGTTGAAGAAGAAACCCCGGGCGACGTCGCCGGCATCAAGAGCGCCACGATCAAGATCGAGGGCGAGTACGCCTTTGGCCTGCTGCGCACCGAAACCGGTGTGCACCGCCTTGTTCGCAAGAGCCCGTTCGACTCCTCGGGCGGCCGCCACACCAGCTTCTCGTCGCTGTTCGTCTACCCCGAGATTGATGACTCCATCGAGATCAACATCAACCCCTCGGATGTGCGTACCGACACCTACCGTGCCTCGGGCGCGGGTGGTCAGCACATCAACAAGACCGACTCGGCCGTGCGCCTGACCCACATCCCGACCGGCATCGTCGTGCAGTGCCAGGATGGCCGCAGCCAGCACAGCAACCGCGATGTAGCCTGGCAGCGCCTGCGCTCCAAGCTCTATGACTTTGAAATGCGCAAGCGCATGGAAGAGCAGCAAAAGCTCGAAGACACCAAGACCGATGTGGGCTGGGGCCACCAGATCCGCAGCTACGTGCTGGACAACAGCCGTATCAAGGACCTGCGTACCAACGTCGAAGTCTCAGCCACCCAAAAGGTGCTGGACGGCGACCTGGACGTGTTCATCGAAGCCTCGCTCAAGCAAGGCGTTTAA
- a CDS encoding NUDIX hydrolase: MPLSDALRTRIHHSLQHFEVQRMGVAGQSQAAVALVLLDEGPGAGLEGMPPPAQWSNEAALLLTRRALHLRNHPGQWALPGGRIEAGETAEQAALRELHEEAGLLLAPSQVLGCLDDYATRSGFVITPVVVWAGATAQLQPNPDEVASVHRIPLAELLRSDTPMLEHTDASPHPVLRMPMGKSWVAAPTAAFLYQFREVCLLGHPTRVAHFDQPRFAWK, encoded by the coding sequence ATGCCCCTGAGCGACGCCCTGCGAACGCGCATCCACCACAGCCTGCAGCATTTTGAGGTGCAGCGCATGGGCGTCGCCGGCCAGTCCCAGGCCGCCGTCGCGCTGGTGCTGCTGGACGAAGGCCCGGGCGCCGGGCTCGAAGGCATGCCCCCACCCGCGCAGTGGAGCAACGAGGCCGCACTGCTGCTGACGCGCCGCGCCCTGCACTTGCGCAACCACCCGGGCCAATGGGCCCTGCCCGGCGGCCGCATCGAGGCGGGCGAGACCGCCGAGCAGGCGGCGTTGCGCGAACTGCATGAAGAGGCGGGCCTGTTGCTGGCGCCCAGCCAAGTGCTCGGTTGCCTCGATGACTACGCCACGCGTTCTGGCTTTGTCATCACCCCGGTGGTGGTCTGGGCCGGTGCCACCGCCCAGCTGCAACCCAACCCCGATGAAGTGGCCAGCGTGCACCGCATCCCACTGGCCGAGCTGCTGCGCAGCGATACGCCGATGCTGGAGCACACCGATGCCTCCCCCCACCCGGTGCTGCGCATGCCCATGGGCAAGAGCTGGGTGGCCGCACCTACAGCCGCATTTTTGTACCAGTTTCGTGAGGTTTGCCTGCTGGGGCACCCCACCCGCGTCGCGCATTTTGACCAGCCCCGGTTTGCCTGGAAGTGA